One Strigops habroptila isolate Jane chromosome 19, bStrHab1.2.pri, whole genome shotgun sequence genomic window carries:
- the NAGLU gene encoding alpha-N-acetylglucosaminidase — protein MAARRAPALGPLLLLLLPPVLLPPVRAGAGDARQEQAVQALARRLLGPRAAAVALSVDAALAEDGTGTDTYWLRSPPGAAVAVAVTGSSGVAAAAGLYRYLRDFCGCHVSWSGAQLRLPDPLPRLRAEIRAAAPGRYRYYQNVCTQSYSFAWWDWARWEREIDWMALSGINLALAFVGQEATWQRVYRSLGLNQTDIDEYFTGPAFLAWNRMGNLHGWAGPLPPAWHLKQRYLQYRIVERMRSLGMLTVLPAFAGYVPQGVLRVFPRVNATRLGGWSHFDCTYSCTYLLDPQDPMFQVIGTLFLKELIKEFGTDHIYSADTFNEMTPLSSDPAYLSRVSNAVFRSMTGADPKALWLMQGWLFQHQPEFWQPAQARALLRGVPLGRMIVLDLFAESKPVYQWTESFYGQPFIWCMLHSFGGNHGLFGTVEAINHGPFAARRFPNSTMVGTGVVPEGIEQNDMVYELMNELGWRHEPLDLPRWVTRYAERRYGAPNAATAGAWRLLLRSVYNCTGVCVNHNRSPLVRRPSLHMDTELWYNASDVYEAWRLLLRASAELGSSTTFRYDLVDVTRQAAQQLVSGFYQSIRSAFQSHALPELLTAGGVLLYDLLPELDSLLCSHSLFLLGRWLESARAVATSDREAEQYELNARNQLTLWGPSGNILDYANKQLGGLVLDYYSVRWSLFVSMLVESLNSSSPFHQDQFNQAAFQVERGFVYNKKRYPAVPAGDTLEIARKMFLKYYPSARAGTL, from the exons ATGGCGGCGCGGCGGGCCCCGGCGCTGgggccgctgctgctgctgctactgcccCCGGTGCTGCTGCCGCCGGTGCGGGCGGGCGCGGGGGACGCGCGGCAGGAGCAGGCGGTGCAGGCGCTGGCGCGGCGGCTGCTGGGCCCGCGCGCCGCCGCCGTGGCGCTGTCGGTGGACGCGGCGCTGGCAGAGGACGGGACCGGCACCGACACCTACTGGCTGCGCTCCCCGCCCGGCGCCGCCGTGGCTGTGGCCGTGACGGGCTCCAGCGGGGTGGCGGCGGCCGCCGGCCTCTATCGGTACCTGCGCGACTTCTGCGGCTGCCACGTCTCGTGGTCCGGGGCGCAGCTCCGCCTGCCCGACCCGCTCCCGCGGCTGCGGGCCGAGATCCGCGCCGCCGCCCCCGGCAG GTACCGGTACTACCAGAACGTCTGCACCCAGAGCTACTCCTTCGCATGGTGGGACTGGGCGCGCTGGGAGCGCGAGATCGACTGGATGGCGCTCAGCGGCATCAACCTGGCGCTGGCCTTCGTGGGGCAGGAGGCGACCTGGCAGCGG GTTTACCGCTCGCTGGGCCTGAACCAGACGGACATCGACGAGTACTTCACGGGGCCGGCGTTCCTGGCCTGGAACCGCATGGGGAACCTCCATGGATGGGCAGGGCCGCTGCCGCCTGCCTGGCACCTCAAACAGCGCTACCTGCAG tACCGGATCGTGGAGAGGATGCGCTCGCTGGGGATGCTCACGGTGCTGCCGGCCTTCGCCGGCTACGTGCCCCAGGGGGTTCTGCG GGTTTTCCCACGTGTGAATGCCACTCGCCTCGGGGGCTGGAGCCACTTTGACTGCACCTACTCGTGTACGTACCTGCTGGATCCGCAGGACCCCATGTTCCAGGTGATCGGGACCCTCTTCCTGAAGGAGCTGATCAAGGAGTTTGGCACAGACCACATCTACAGTGCCGACACCTTCAACGAGATGACCCCCCTCTCCTCTGACCCTGCTTATCTCTCGAGGGTCAGCAACGCCGTCTTCAGGTCGATGACGGGAG CCGACCCCAAGGCGCTGTGGCTGATGCAGGGCTGGCTCTTCCAGCACCAGCCCGAGTTCTGGCAGCCGGCGCAGGCGCGGGCGCTGCTGCGCGGCGTGCCCCTCGGCAGGATGATCGTTCTTGACCTCTTTGCCGAGTCCAAGCCCGTCTACCAGTGGACAGAGTCCTTCTACGGGCAGCCCTTCATCTGGTGCATGCTGCACAGCTTCGGGGGCAACCACGGCCTCTTCGGCACCGTGGAGGCCATCAACCACGGCCCCTTCGCGGCCCGACGCTTCCCAAACTCCACCATGGTGGGCACCGGCGTGGTGCCCGAGGGCATCGAGCAGAACGACATGGTGTACGAGCTGATGAACGAGCTGGGCTGGCGCCACGAGCCCCTCGACCTCCCGCGCTGGGTGACCCGTTATGCCGAGCGCCGCTACGGTGCCCCGAACGCCGCCACAGCCGGCGCCTGGCGGCTGCTGCTCCGCAGCGTCTACAACTGCACCGGCGTCTGCGTGAACCACAACCGCAGCCCGCTGGTGCGCCGCCCGTCCCTGCACATGGACACGGAGCTGTGGTACAACGCCAGCGACGTGTACGAGGCCTGGCGCCTGCTGCTGAGGGCCAGCGCGGAGCTGGGCTCCAGCACCACCTTCCGCTACGACCTGGTGGACGTGACGCGCCAGGCGGCGCAGCAGCTCGTGAGCGGCTTCTACCAGAGCATCCGCAGCGCCTTCCAGAGCCACGCGCTGCCCGAGCTGCTGACGGCCGGCGGCGTCCTCCTCTACGACCTGCTGCCGGAGCTCGACAGcctcctctgcagccacagcctcttCCTGCTGGGCCGCTGGCTGGAGAGTGCCCGCGCCGTGGCCACCAGCGACCGGGAGGCCGAGCAGTACGAGCTGAACGCCCGGAACCAGCTGACGCTGTGGGGACCCAGCGGGAACATCCTGGACTACGCCAACAAGCAGCTGGGGGGGCTGGTGCTGGACTACTATAGCGTGCGCTGGAGCCTCTTTGTGTCCATGCTGGTGGAGAGCCTCAACTCGAGCAGCCCCTTCCACCAGGACCAGTTCAACCAGGCTGCCTTCCAGGTGGAGAGAGGCTTCGTCTACAACAAGAAGCGGTACCCAGCCGTGCCGGCCGGGGACACGCTGGAGATCGCCCGGAAGATGTTCCTCAAGTACTACCCCAGCGCCCGCGCTGGGACACTGTGA
- the HSD17B1 gene encoding LOW QUALITY PROTEIN: estradiol 17-beta-dehydrogenase 1 (The sequence of the model RefSeq protein was modified relative to this genomic sequence to represent the inferred CDS: inserted 1 base in 1 codon) — MERTTVLITGCSSGIGLGLATRLATDGGFKGKGVTLHQGGGSTGGSEAGPGAAGARGGLWPAXDGTGAVFSPAVYATMRDPAKGERLLQRLGGRCPDTLEVLQLDVTDPRSLAAAAHRVQGQALDVLVCNAGVGLMGPLETCSDQDMKNVFDVNLFGAIRTIQAFLPAMKRRRAGRIIVSSSIGGLQGLPFNSVYCASKFAVEGLCESLAIVLRPFNIHLTLVECGPVNTSFLSNLQCPDPDGSELQGLDAETRGLYRRYLRHCQGLFRDGAQEVEEVLQVFLEAMGSPCPPLRCATTQLLAPLARLRLTDGSAYVQAMHDFVFGRGEAGGDQP, encoded by the exons ATGGAGAGAACCACGGTGCTGATCACGGGCTGCTCCTCAGGCATCGGCCTGGGTCTGGCCACCCGCCTGGCGACCGATGGCGGCTTCAAAGGTAAAGGGGTGACGCTGCACCAGGGAGGGGGGAGCACGGGGGGCTCCGAGGCAGGGCCAGGGGCAGCCGGTGCCCGGGGTGGGCTGTGGCCAG CCGATGGCACTGGGGCCGTGTTCTCTCCCGCAGTGTACGCCACCATGCGCGACCCGGCCAAGGGCGAGCGGCTGCTGCAGCGCCTCGGGGGCCGCTGCCCCGACACACTGGAGGTGCTGCAGCTCGATGTGACCGACCCACGGTCACTGGCAGCCGCCGCGCACCGGGTGCAGGGGCAGGCGCTGGATGTGCTGG TCTGCAACGCTGGGGTGGGACTGATGGGCCCCCTGGAGACCTGCTCCGACCAGGACATGAAGAACGTGTTTGATGTGAACCTCTTCGGGGCCATCCGCACCATCCAGGCGTTCCTGCCCGCCATGAAGCGCCGCAGGGCCGGGCGCATCATTGTCTCCAGCAGCATCGGGGGGCTGCAAG GGCTGCCCTTCAACTCCGTGTACTGCGCCAGCAAGTTTGCGGTGGAGGGGCTGTGCGAGAGCCTGGCCATCGTCCTGCGGCCCTTCAACATCCA CCTGACGCTGGTGGAGTGCGGACCCGTCAACACGAGCTTCCTGAGCAACCTGCAGTGCCCGGACCCCGACGGCAGCGAGCTGCAGGGCCTGGACGCCGAGACACGAGGCCTCTACCGCCGGTACCTGCGGCACTGCCAAGGGCTCTTCCGCGACGGGGCccaggaggtggaggaggtCCTGCAG GTGTTCCTGGAGGCCATGGGCAGCCCCTGCCCGCCCCTGCGCTGCGCCACCACCCAGCTCCTGGCGCCGCTCGCACGCCTCAGGCTGACCGACGGCTCCGCGTACGTCCAGGCCATGCACGACTTCGTGTTCGGCCGCGGCGAGGCCGGCGGGGACCAGCCCTGA